One region of Macadamia integrifolia cultivar HAES 741 chromosome 11, SCU_Mint_v3, whole genome shotgun sequence genomic DNA includes:
- the LOC122094162 gene encoding probable protein phosphatase 2C 34, which translates to MEHLSSLFNGLARSLSIRKGKNCEIDVGREAAEAMTKDAKRNDLILRSPGIVNVDGSKNFASIFSKRGKKGVNQDCFIVWEEFGCQADMIFCGVFDGHGPWGHFVAKEVRNSMPASLLCNWQEIVALTSLDPGCEVESIKKLHPFDIWKESYIKTCAAIDQELEQHPRIDSYYSGTTALTIVRQGELIVIANVGDSRAVLATTSDDGSLVPVQLTIDFKPNLPQEAERITQCRGRVFCLKDEPGVHRVWLPEEETPGLAMSRAFGDYCVKDYGIVSVPEVTQRNITSRDQFVVLATDGVWDVISNQEAVDVVSATPERAKSAKWLVEYAGSAWRRKKCGIAMDDISAICLFLHPSSPHEPVDSVSL; encoded by the exons ATGGAGCATCTGTCGTCACTGTTCAACGGATTGGCAAGATCTCTTTCCATcagaaagggaaagaattgtGAGATTGATGTCGGAAGGGAAGCTGCTGAAGCAATGACCAAAGATGCAAAGAGGAACGACTTGATATTGCGTTCTCCGGGGATTGTTAATGTTGATGGCTCAAAAAATTTCGCCTCCATCTTctcaaagagaggaaagaaaggagTGAACCAAGATTGCTTCATTGTGTGGGAG GAATTTGGATGCCAAGCAGACATGATCTTTTGTGGGGTTTTTGATGGGCACGGCCCATGGGGACACTTTGTAGCAAAAGAAGTCAGGAATTCAATGCCAGCTTCTTTACTGTGCAATTGGCAGGAGATCGTTGCTCTAACTTCCCTTGACCCTGGTTGTGAAGTGGAATCCATTAAGAAACTTCATCCATTTGATATATGGAAGGAATCCTACATCaaaacttgtgcagccattgacCAGGAGCTTGAGCAGCATCCTAGGATTGATTCCTACTACAGTGGTACAACTGCTTTGACAATTGTGAGACAG GGTGAACTCATTGTTATAGCAAATGTTGGGGACTCTCGTGCTGTGTTGGCTACCACTTCTGATGATGGAAGCTTGGTACCAGTGCAACTCACTATTGACTTCAAGCCAAATTTACCTC AGGAGGCTGAGAGGATAACACAATGCCGGGGGCGGGTGTTCTGTTTGAAGGATGAACCTGGGGTGCACAGGGTCTGGCTGCCAGAGGAGGAAACACCAGGTCTGGCAATGTCTAGAGCCTTTGGAGACTATTGTGTAAAGGATTATGGGATTGTATCTGTGCCTGAAGTTACACAAAGGAATATAACCAGCAGGGACCAATTTGTTGTACTGGCAACAGATGGG gtgtgGGATGTTATCTCCAACCAAGAAGCAGTAGACGTGGTTTCAGCAACACCAGAAAGAGCTAAGTCAGCAAAATGGCTGGTTGAATATGCAGGGAGTGCATGGAGACGTAAGAAGTGTGGAATTGCAATGGATGATATTTCTGCCATTTGTCTCTTTTTGCACCCTTCCTCACCCCATGAACCAGTTGACTCCGTATCCCTGTAG
- the LOC122093373 gene encoding phospholipase D zeta 1-like isoform X1 has translation MFMAASEQFMSGGGPVYSQIQSEPPSMISRSHSSRHGAEQSWIFETLPKATIISVSRPDAADISPLLLSYTIEFQYKQFKWRLLKKASRVIYLHFALKKRAFIEEFQEKQEQVKEWLQNLGIGDHTGVVQDDDEADENDESVKNWDVPSSAALPIIRPALGRLQSISDRAKVAMQGYLNHFLGNIDIANSREVCKFLEVSKLSFSPEYGPKLKEDYVMVKHLPKIPKNSDDTRCCACHWCSCCNDNWQKVWAVLKPGFLALLEDPFDTKLLDIIVFDVLPSSDGNGEGQISLAEEIKERNPLRYAFKVSCGNRTVKLRIRSNAKVRDWVAAINDAVLKPPEGWCHPHRFGSFAPPRGLTEDGSQAQWFVDGQAAFDAIASAIEEAKSEIFITGWWLCPELYLRRPFDANGSSRLEALLEAKAKQGVQIYILLYKEVAIALKINSMYSKRRLLNIHENVRVLRYPDHFSTGVYLWYAIRRSHHEKLVIVDNRICFIGGLDLCFGRYDTIEHNVGDYPSQIWPGKDYYNPRESEPNSWEDTMKDELDRCRYPRMPWHDVHCALWGPPCRDVARHFVQRWNYAKRNKAPNEQAIPLLMPHQHMVIPHYMGRSREIETESKKVEDKPKGIGRHDSFSSRSLLQNIPLLLPQEADVNNESPKLNGLDMTQALLDQPSRVGQSRSFSLWKSKVELSVPDMQMKGFVDDLNFMDIQSKTSVDVVAQSDVLNMDKEWWETEERGDQVASADEAGQVGPRTSCHCQVIRSVGQWSAGTSQTESSIHNAYCSLIEKAEYFIYIENQFFISGLAEDEIIRNRVLEAVYRRIMRAYKEQKCFRVIIVIPLLPGFQGGLDDGGAASVRALMHWQYRTICRGQHSILRNLYDLLGPRTHDYIHFYGLRTYGRLFDGGPIATSQVYVHSKIMIIDDHLALIGSANINDRSLLGSRDSEIAVLIEDKEFVDSSMSGKPWKAGKFAFSLRLSLWSEHLGLHAGEVSQISDPVVDATYKDIWMATAKTNTMIYQDVFACIPNDLIHSRASIRQSMAYWREKIGYTTIDLGIAPEKLDSYQNGEIKATDPMQRLESVRGFLVSFPLDFMRQEDLRPVFNESEFYASPQVFH, from the exons atgtTCATGGCGGCATCGGAGCAGTTCATGTCCGGAGGTGGACCAGTTTATTCTCAGATACAATCGGAGCCTCCTTCGATGATATCACGCTCTCACTCTTCACGTCACGGTGCCGAGCAGAGTTGGATTTTCGAAACATTGCCCAAGGCAACCATTATCTCTGTCTCCCGCCCTGATGCTGCCGATATCAGTCCCCTTCTTCTCTCATACACAATCGAATTCCAGTATAAACAG TTCAAATGGCGCTTACTGAAGAAAGCCTCACGAGTTATTTATTTGCATTTTGCACTAAAGAAACGTGCATTTATTGAGGAGTTTCAAGAGAAACAAGAGCAG GTTAAAGAGTGGCTTCAAAACCTTGGGATAGGAGATCATACAGGAGTAGTGCAAGATGACGATGAGGCCGATGAGAATGATGAAAGTGTTAAAAATTG GGATGTTCCCTCCAGTGCAGCCTTGCCAATAATTCGCCCTGCACTTGGAAGGCTGCAGTCCATTTCGGACAGAGCGAAGGTAGCAATGCAAGGTTATTTGAATCATTTTCTGGGGAACATTGACATTGCAAACTCCCGAGAG GTATGCAAGTTTTTGGAGGTTTCGAAGTTATCTTTTTCACCTGAGTATGGGCCCAAGCTGAAAGAAGATTATGTAATGGTGAAACATCTTCCAAAAATTCCAAAGAACAGTGATGATACTAGATGTTGTGCATGCCACTGGTGTAGTTGTTGCAATGACAACTGGCAAAAG GTGTGGGCTGTATTGAAACCTGGGTTCTTGGCCTTGCTGGAGGATCCTTTTGATACAAAACTGTTGGACATAATTGTTTTTGATGTATTGCCATCATCAGATGGAAATGGGGAAGGCCAAATATCATTAGCAGAAGAGATAAAGGAGCGTAACCCTCTGCGCTATGCGTTTAAG GTGTCTTGTGGAAACCGCACCGTAAAGTTAAGAATTAGAAGTAATGCTAAAGTTCGAGATTGGGTTGCTGCAATTAATGATGCCGTACTAAAGCCTCCTGAGGGCTGGTGCCATCCTCACCGCTTTGGTTCTTTTGCTCCGCCAAGGGGTTTAACTGAAGATGGTAGCCAGGCTCAATGGTTCGTGGATGGGCAGGCTGCATTTGACGCGATTGCTTCAGCAATTGAAGAAGCAAAATCAGAG ATATTCATTACTGGCTGGTGGTTGTGCCCAGAACTGTATCTAAGGCGTCCATTTGATGCTAATGGGTCCTCTAGGCTTGAAGCTCTACTAGAAGCCAAAGCAAAGCAAGGAGTTCAG ATCTACATTCTTCTCTACAAAGAAGTTGCTATTGCTTTGAAAATCAACAGCATGTATAGTAAGCGAAGGCTCCTTAATATTCATGAGAATGTGAGGGTACTCCGTTATCCAGACCATTTCTCAACTGGTGTTTATCTATGGTATGCAATTCGAAG GTCCCACCATGAAAAACTTGTAATTGTTGACAACCGGATTTGCTTTATTGGGGGACTAGATCTGTGCTTTGGCCGTTATGACACAATTGAACACAATGTGGGTGATTACCCTTCTCAGATATGGCCTGGAAAGGACTATTACAACCCAAG GGAATCTGAGCCAAATTCTTGGGAAGATACAATGAAAGATGAGCTAGATCGTTGCAGATATCCTCGCATGCCATGGCATGATGTCCACTGTGCTCTTTGGGGGCCACCTTGCCGTGACGTGGCAAGGCACTTTGTTCAGCGCTGGAACTATGCAAAG AGAAACAAAGCTCCGAATGAACAAGCAATTCCACTACTTATGCCTCACCAGCACATGGTTATTCCACATTACATGGGGAGAAGCAGGGAAATAGAGACTGAAAGTAAGAAAGTAGAGGACAAACCTAAAGGCATTGGAAGGCATGATTCCTTCTCTTCCCGATCATTATTACAAAACATCCCATTGCTTTTGCCTCAAGAGGCAGATGTTAACAATGAGAGCCCAAAGTTAAATGGCTTAGATATGACTCAGGCGCTCCTTGATCAGCCAAGCAGGGTCGGTCAAAGTCGTTCATTCTCTCTGTGGAAGTCCAAAGTTGAGCTCTCAGTTCCAGACATGCAGATGAAAGGCTTTGTTGATGACCTCAATTTCATGGATATTCAGAGTAAAACATCTGTGGATGTAGTTGCACAATCTGATGTGCTAAATATGGATAAAGAATGGTGGGAAACAGAAGAGCGTGGTGATCAGGTTGCTTCTGCTGATGAAGCTGGACAAGTCGGCCCACGAACCTCATGTCATTGCCAG GTTATTAGAAGTGTTGGGCAATGGTCTGCCGGTACAAGTCAAACTGAATCGAGTATTCACAATGCTTATTGCTCACTTATTGAGAAAGCCGAATACTTCATCTACATCGAG aatcaattttttatatCAGGTCTTGCAGAGGATGAAATAATACGGAATAGAGTCTTGGAAGCAGTATACAGGCGTATAATGCGAGCATACAAAGAGCAGAAGTGTTTCAGGGTTATTATTGTCATACCACTTTTACCTGGTTTCCAG GGTGGTCTGGATGATGGTGGTGCAGCCTCTGTGAGAGCATTAATGCATTGGCAATATCGAACCATTTGCAGGGGTCAGCATTCAATATTGCGTAACCTTTATGATCTACTTGGTCCTAGAACACATGATTACATACATTTTTATGGTCTAAGAACTTATGGCAGACTTTTTGATGGTGGACCCATTGCCACCAGTCAG GTGTACGTGCACAGTAAGATTATGATAATTGATGATCATCTAGCATTGATTGGATCAGCTAATATAAATGATAGGAGCTTACTTGGATCAAGAGACTCTGAG ATTGCTGTACTGATTGAAGATAAAGAGTTTGTTGACTCATCTATGTCTGGGAAGCCTTGGAAAGCCGGAAAATTTGCTTTCAGTCTTCGCCTCTCATTATGGTCTGAACACCTCGGTCTTCATGCAGGAGAG GTCAGTCAAATTAGTGACCCTGTGGTTGATGCAACATACAAAGATATTTGGATGGCTACTGCAAAG ACAAATACCATGATCTACCAGGATGTTTTTGCATGCATCCCAAATGATCTTATTCATTCCAG AGCTTCTATTAGGCAAAGCATGGCCTACTGGAGGGAAAAAATAGGGTATACTACAATCGATTTAGGTATAGCTCCTGAGAAGCTAGATTCCTATCAGAATGGAGAAATCAAGGCCACTGATCCAATGCAGAGATTGGAGTCAGTGAGGGGATTCCTTGTTTCTTTTCCCTTAGATTTCATGCGTCAAGAAGATTTGAGACCAGTGTTCAATGAAAGTGAGTTCTATGCATCCCCTCAAGTCTTTCATTAA
- the LOC122093373 gene encoding phospholipase D zeta 1-like isoform X2 produces the protein MFMAASEQFMSGGGPVYSQIQSEPPSMISRSHSSRHGAEQSWIFETLPKATIISVSRPDAADISPLLLSYTIEFQYKQFKWRLLKKASRVIYLHFALKKRAFIEEFQEKQEQVKEWLQNLGIGDHTGVVQDDDEADENDESVKNWDVPSSAALPIIRPALGRLQSISDRAKVAMQGYLNHFLGNIDIANSREVCKFLEVSKLSFSPEYGPKLKEDYVMVKHLPKIPKNSDDTRCCACHWCSCCNDNWQKVWAVLKPGFLALLEDPFDTKLLDIIVFDVLPSSDGNGEGQISLAEEIKERNPLRYAFKVSCGNRTVKLRIRSNAKVRDWVAAINDAVLKPPEGWCHPHRFGSFAPPRGLTEDGSQAQWFVDGQAAFDAIASAIEEAKSEIFITGWWLCPELYLRRPFDANGSSRLEALLEAKAKQGVQIYILLYKEVAIALKINSMYSKRRLLNIHENVRVLRYPDHFSTGVYLWSHHEKLVIVDNRICFIGGLDLCFGRYDTIEHNVGDYPSQIWPGKDYYNPRESEPNSWEDTMKDELDRCRYPRMPWHDVHCALWGPPCRDVARHFVQRWNYAKRNKAPNEQAIPLLMPHQHMVIPHYMGRSREIETESKKVEDKPKGIGRHDSFSSRSLLQNIPLLLPQEADVNNESPKLNGLDMTQALLDQPSRVGQSRSFSLWKSKVELSVPDMQMKGFVDDLNFMDIQSKTSVDVVAQSDVLNMDKEWWETEERGDQVASADEAGQVGPRTSCHCQVIRSVGQWSAGTSQTESSIHNAYCSLIEKAEYFIYIENQFFISGLAEDEIIRNRVLEAVYRRIMRAYKEQKCFRVIIVIPLLPGFQGGLDDGGAASVRALMHWQYRTICRGQHSILRNLYDLLGPRTHDYIHFYGLRTYGRLFDGGPIATSQVYVHSKIMIIDDHLALIGSANINDRSLLGSRDSEIAVLIEDKEFVDSSMSGKPWKAGKFAFSLRLSLWSEHLGLHAGEVSQISDPVVDATYKDIWMATAKTNTMIYQDVFACIPNDLIHSRASIRQSMAYWREKIGYTTIDLGIAPEKLDSYQNGEIKATDPMQRLESVRGFLVSFPLDFMRQEDLRPVFNESEFYASPQVFH, from the exons atgtTCATGGCGGCATCGGAGCAGTTCATGTCCGGAGGTGGACCAGTTTATTCTCAGATACAATCGGAGCCTCCTTCGATGATATCACGCTCTCACTCTTCACGTCACGGTGCCGAGCAGAGTTGGATTTTCGAAACATTGCCCAAGGCAACCATTATCTCTGTCTCCCGCCCTGATGCTGCCGATATCAGTCCCCTTCTTCTCTCATACACAATCGAATTCCAGTATAAACAG TTCAAATGGCGCTTACTGAAGAAAGCCTCACGAGTTATTTATTTGCATTTTGCACTAAAGAAACGTGCATTTATTGAGGAGTTTCAAGAGAAACAAGAGCAG GTTAAAGAGTGGCTTCAAAACCTTGGGATAGGAGATCATACAGGAGTAGTGCAAGATGACGATGAGGCCGATGAGAATGATGAAAGTGTTAAAAATTG GGATGTTCCCTCCAGTGCAGCCTTGCCAATAATTCGCCCTGCACTTGGAAGGCTGCAGTCCATTTCGGACAGAGCGAAGGTAGCAATGCAAGGTTATTTGAATCATTTTCTGGGGAACATTGACATTGCAAACTCCCGAGAG GTATGCAAGTTTTTGGAGGTTTCGAAGTTATCTTTTTCACCTGAGTATGGGCCCAAGCTGAAAGAAGATTATGTAATGGTGAAACATCTTCCAAAAATTCCAAAGAACAGTGATGATACTAGATGTTGTGCATGCCACTGGTGTAGTTGTTGCAATGACAACTGGCAAAAG GTGTGGGCTGTATTGAAACCTGGGTTCTTGGCCTTGCTGGAGGATCCTTTTGATACAAAACTGTTGGACATAATTGTTTTTGATGTATTGCCATCATCAGATGGAAATGGGGAAGGCCAAATATCATTAGCAGAAGAGATAAAGGAGCGTAACCCTCTGCGCTATGCGTTTAAG GTGTCTTGTGGAAACCGCACCGTAAAGTTAAGAATTAGAAGTAATGCTAAAGTTCGAGATTGGGTTGCTGCAATTAATGATGCCGTACTAAAGCCTCCTGAGGGCTGGTGCCATCCTCACCGCTTTGGTTCTTTTGCTCCGCCAAGGGGTTTAACTGAAGATGGTAGCCAGGCTCAATGGTTCGTGGATGGGCAGGCTGCATTTGACGCGATTGCTTCAGCAATTGAAGAAGCAAAATCAGAG ATATTCATTACTGGCTGGTGGTTGTGCCCAGAACTGTATCTAAGGCGTCCATTTGATGCTAATGGGTCCTCTAGGCTTGAAGCTCTACTAGAAGCCAAAGCAAAGCAAGGAGTTCAG ATCTACATTCTTCTCTACAAAGAAGTTGCTATTGCTTTGAAAATCAACAGCATGTATAGTAAGCGAAGGCTCCTTAATATTCATGAGAATGTGAGGGTACTCCGTTATCCAGACCATTTCTCAACTGGTGTTTATCTATG GTCCCACCATGAAAAACTTGTAATTGTTGACAACCGGATTTGCTTTATTGGGGGACTAGATCTGTGCTTTGGCCGTTATGACACAATTGAACACAATGTGGGTGATTACCCTTCTCAGATATGGCCTGGAAAGGACTATTACAACCCAAG GGAATCTGAGCCAAATTCTTGGGAAGATACAATGAAAGATGAGCTAGATCGTTGCAGATATCCTCGCATGCCATGGCATGATGTCCACTGTGCTCTTTGGGGGCCACCTTGCCGTGACGTGGCAAGGCACTTTGTTCAGCGCTGGAACTATGCAAAG AGAAACAAAGCTCCGAATGAACAAGCAATTCCACTACTTATGCCTCACCAGCACATGGTTATTCCACATTACATGGGGAGAAGCAGGGAAATAGAGACTGAAAGTAAGAAAGTAGAGGACAAACCTAAAGGCATTGGAAGGCATGATTCCTTCTCTTCCCGATCATTATTACAAAACATCCCATTGCTTTTGCCTCAAGAGGCAGATGTTAACAATGAGAGCCCAAAGTTAAATGGCTTAGATATGACTCAGGCGCTCCTTGATCAGCCAAGCAGGGTCGGTCAAAGTCGTTCATTCTCTCTGTGGAAGTCCAAAGTTGAGCTCTCAGTTCCAGACATGCAGATGAAAGGCTTTGTTGATGACCTCAATTTCATGGATATTCAGAGTAAAACATCTGTGGATGTAGTTGCACAATCTGATGTGCTAAATATGGATAAAGAATGGTGGGAAACAGAAGAGCGTGGTGATCAGGTTGCTTCTGCTGATGAAGCTGGACAAGTCGGCCCACGAACCTCATGTCATTGCCAG GTTATTAGAAGTGTTGGGCAATGGTCTGCCGGTACAAGTCAAACTGAATCGAGTATTCACAATGCTTATTGCTCACTTATTGAGAAAGCCGAATACTTCATCTACATCGAG aatcaattttttatatCAGGTCTTGCAGAGGATGAAATAATACGGAATAGAGTCTTGGAAGCAGTATACAGGCGTATAATGCGAGCATACAAAGAGCAGAAGTGTTTCAGGGTTATTATTGTCATACCACTTTTACCTGGTTTCCAG GGTGGTCTGGATGATGGTGGTGCAGCCTCTGTGAGAGCATTAATGCATTGGCAATATCGAACCATTTGCAGGGGTCAGCATTCAATATTGCGTAACCTTTATGATCTACTTGGTCCTAGAACACATGATTACATACATTTTTATGGTCTAAGAACTTATGGCAGACTTTTTGATGGTGGACCCATTGCCACCAGTCAG GTGTACGTGCACAGTAAGATTATGATAATTGATGATCATCTAGCATTGATTGGATCAGCTAATATAAATGATAGGAGCTTACTTGGATCAAGAGACTCTGAG ATTGCTGTACTGATTGAAGATAAAGAGTTTGTTGACTCATCTATGTCTGGGAAGCCTTGGAAAGCCGGAAAATTTGCTTTCAGTCTTCGCCTCTCATTATGGTCTGAACACCTCGGTCTTCATGCAGGAGAG GTCAGTCAAATTAGTGACCCTGTGGTTGATGCAACATACAAAGATATTTGGATGGCTACTGCAAAG ACAAATACCATGATCTACCAGGATGTTTTTGCATGCATCCCAAATGATCTTATTCATTCCAG AGCTTCTATTAGGCAAAGCATGGCCTACTGGAGGGAAAAAATAGGGTATACTACAATCGATTTAGGTATAGCTCCTGAGAAGCTAGATTCCTATCAGAATGGAGAAATCAAGGCCACTGATCCAATGCAGAGATTGGAGTCAGTGAGGGGATTCCTTGTTTCTTTTCCCTTAGATTTCATGCGTCAAGAAGATTTGAGACCAGTGTTCAATGAAAGTGAGTTCTATGCATCCCCTCAAGTCTTTCATTAA